A part of Paenibacillus donghaensis genomic DNA contains:
- a CDS encoding ABC transporter permease yields the protein MGANTVQQGNPVKPKRVKNKKSYKQPWILHFMVLPAAIMVFIFAYIPMSGVLMAFQDYKPALGFFDSPWVGLKHFRYMWENEYFLQITYNTLFFAISKMVMNLVIPFFFALLLNEVRKMALKRTIQTLVYLPHFLSWVTLSGILIDILAQTGLMNQFLTSVFGIKPIFFLGDGGWFRFTVIFSDVWKEFGFNMIIFLAALSGINPALYEAAEVDGAGRWKQTLYITIPSLIPIAIVIATLALGNVLNANFDQIFNLYSPLIYQQGDIIDTFVYREGLLSGQFSFATAVNLFKSFISLILIVISYRLAYRFAGYRIF from the coding sequence ATGGGAGCTAATACGGTACAGCAGGGTAATCCTGTAAAACCCAAACGGGTTAAAAACAAAAAAAGCTACAAACAGCCGTGGATACTTCATTTTATGGTGCTGCCTGCAGCAATTATGGTGTTTATTTTTGCTTATATCCCCATGTCAGGCGTTCTGATGGCATTTCAGGACTATAAGCCGGCATTGGGGTTTTTCGATTCTCCATGGGTCGGGCTGAAGCATTTCCGCTACATGTGGGAGAATGAATATTTCCTGCAGATTACCTATAACACCCTGTTTTTCGCCATTTCCAAAATGGTGATGAACCTGGTCATTCCGTTCTTCTTCGCGCTTCTACTCAATGAGGTCCGCAAGATGGCGCTGAAAAGAACGATCCAAACACTCGTGTATCTGCCTCACTTTCTGTCATGGGTTACCCTGTCGGGTATCTTGATTGATATCCTGGCCCAGACCGGTCTGATGAATCAGTTCCTCACCAGTGTGTTTGGCATTAAGCCCATCTTCTTCCTGGGGGATGGCGGCTGGTTCCGCTTCACCGTTATTTTCAGTGATGTGTGGAAGGAATTTGGTTTCAATATGATTATCTTCCTGGCGGCATTGTCCGGCATTAACCCGGCCCTCTATGAAGCAGCTGAGGTAGACGGCGCAGGCCGCTGGAAACAGACACTTTATATTACCATACCGTCTCTGATTCCGATTGCGATTGTTATTGCCACACTGGCACTCGGCAACGTGCTTAACGCCAACTTTGACCAAATCTTTAACCTCTACAGCCCGCTGATTTACCAGCAGGGGGATATTATTGATACGTTTGTATACAGAGAAGGCCTGCTTAGCGGCCAGTTCAGCTTCGCTACCGCAGTCAATCTGTTCAAATCCTTCATCAGCTTGATCTTGATCGTAATTTCATATCGTCTGGCATACCGTTTTGCCGGCTACAGAATTTTCTAG
- a CDS encoding carbohydrate ABC transporter permease has protein sequence MYHKTTSYRIFSVFNNVILTLVSILCLLPLYHLLMVSLSSTAPANAGLVTFWPIGFTLEAYAKTFNNVNFLNSLWVSVQRTVLGTGLALVVNTIAAYALSKETRVFRARNIYLWYFVVTMLFSGGLIPGYILILKLGLMNNLLALILPGLVAVFNIILLLNFFRGVPRDLEEAAFIDGAGHFRTFISIYLPVSLPVIATVSLFMMVGHWNAYFDGIIYIRDAEKLPLATFMQTIIVQADMSKLDPSAVANLSQRTIRASQIFISALPILLVYPFLQRFFVTGIVVGAVKE, from the coding sequence ATGTATCATAAAACAACTTCGTACCGGATTTTCAGTGTATTCAACAATGTGATTCTGACCCTAGTATCGATTCTGTGCTTATTGCCGCTATACCATCTGTTGATGGTGTCGCTCAGTTCTACTGCTCCGGCGAATGCCGGTCTGGTTACCTTCTGGCCGATCGGCTTCACGTTGGAGGCTTATGCCAAGACGTTCAACAACGTCAACTTCCTCAATTCCCTATGGGTATCCGTACAGCGTACCGTGCTAGGAACTGGACTTGCCCTGGTCGTCAATACGATTGCCGCCTATGCCCTGTCCAAGGAGACCCGGGTCTTCCGGGCACGGAACATCTATCTGTGGTATTTCGTAGTGACCATGCTGTTCAGCGGCGGACTGATTCCGGGATATATCCTGATTCTGAAGCTCGGCCTGATGAACAACCTGCTGGCACTGATTCTTCCGGGACTTGTGGCTGTATTCAATATCATTCTGCTGCTGAACTTCTTCCGTGGCGTTCCGAGGGATCTGGAGGAAGCGGCCTTCATCGACGGAGCGGGTCACTTCCGCACCTTCATCAGTATTTATCTGCCGGTCTCCCTGCCGGTTATCGCTACAGTCTCCCTGTTTATGATGGTGGGACACTGGAATGCGTATTTTGACGGAATTATCTATATCAGAGATGCTGAGAAGCTGCCTCTGGCTACGTTCATGCAGACAATTATCGTTCAGGCGGACATGTCGAAGCTTGATCCGTCAGCTGTGGCGAATCTGTCCCAGCGTACGATCCGGGCCTCGCAGATCTTCATCAGCGCCTTGCCGATCCTGCTGGTCTACCCGTTCCTGCAGCGTTTCTTCGTTACAGGCATCGTGGTTGGCGCAGTCAAAGAATAA
- the bglX gene encoding beta-glucosidase BglX, translating into MTLEEKVAQMLQLVASYFIGSGEDSQITGPMESLGITEETVAQAGTALGLGGAAKIIQVQENHMKNDRLGIPLIFMADIIHGYKTIFPVPLAIGSSWDQELAEQSAAIAAKESAVSGLHVTFAPMVDLVRDPRWGRVMESTGEDSYLNSLFARAFVRGFQGEDLTNDFSRVAACVKHFAAYGAGEGGREYNTVDLSERQLREYYFPAYKAALEEGCEMVMTSFNTVHGSPATGNKPLMRGVLREEWGFDGVLISDWGAVIELIAHGVAEDEKAAALLAVNAGVDIEMMTSCYPKFLPELVRSGQVDEALIDEAVLRILTLKNKLGLFENPLRGADPEAEREVVYCDEHRAAARKLASKSAVLLKNSGILPLEADRKLALIGPFAQSTDILGPWAWNGAEGNIATLEEAFKGKIEASNLLVAQGSGIDTVTTGQLEEALRTAAQADVIVLALGESSPMSGEGGSRADITLPKAQLQLIAHLRTLDKPMVTILFNGRPLDLHGVYDQVDALLEAWFPGSEGALAIADIIFGAVNPSGRLSMSFPQAVGQIPVYYNHFNTGRPKKASEPENRYASQYLDIPNEPLYPFGFGLSYTEFEYSQMTLSSEEMNPQSALEVKVTLTNKGVLAGEEVVQLYIRDITGEVVRPVKELKGYSKVLLQPGESKQVSFIVTEEQLRYHHSDLSFTSDAGEFAVFVGANSRDAEEKRFRLQK; encoded by the coding sequence ATGACTCTGGAGGAAAAAGTAGCACAAATGCTGCAGCTCGTAGCCTCCTATTTCATCGGATCTGGGGAAGACAGCCAGATTACCGGTCCGATGGAGTCACTCGGAATTACAGAAGAAACGGTAGCACAGGCTGGGACCGCACTAGGTCTTGGCGGTGCGGCCAAGATCATCCAGGTTCAGGAAAACCATATGAAGAATGACCGCCTGGGCATTCCGTTGATTTTCATGGCGGATATTATCCACGGCTACAAGACGATCTTTCCGGTACCGCTGGCTATCGGCAGCTCCTGGGATCAGGAGCTGGCGGAACAGAGTGCAGCGATTGCGGCTAAGGAATCGGCTGTGTCGGGATTGCATGTGACATTTGCTCCAATGGTGGACCTGGTGCGTGATCCGCGCTGGGGCCGTGTGATGGAATCGACCGGAGAAGATTCGTATCTGAACAGCCTGTTTGCCCGCGCATTTGTGCGCGGTTTCCAGGGGGAGGATCTGACGAATGATTTCAGCCGTGTCGCTGCCTGTGTGAAACACTTCGCCGCCTATGGTGCGGGTGAAGGCGGACGGGAATACAACACGGTTGATCTCTCGGAGCGTCAACTGCGCGAATATTATTTCCCGGCCTATAAGGCTGCACTGGAAGAGGGCTGTGAGATGGTTATGACTTCGTTCAATACCGTCCACGGTTCTCCGGCTACCGGGAACAAACCGCTGATGCGCGGGGTGCTTCGCGAGGAATGGGGCTTCGATGGCGTGTTGATCTCGGATTGGGGCGCAGTGATTGAGCTGATTGCCCACGGAGTGGCCGAAGATGAGAAGGCAGCTGCTCTACTGGCGGTGAACGCGGGTGTTGATATTGAGATGATGACCTCCTGTTATCCTAAATTTCTGCCGGAGCTGGTCCGCAGCGGCCAGGTGGACGAAGCATTGATCGACGAGGCGGTGCTCAGAATCCTGACGCTGAAGAACAAGCTTGGCCTGTTCGAGAACCCGCTGCGCGGAGCAGATCCTGAAGCGGAGCGTGAGGTCGTCTATTGCGACGAGCACAGAGCGGCAGCACGCAAGCTGGCTTCCAAATCTGCAGTTCTGCTGAAGAACTCCGGCATTCTGCCACTTGAGGCGGATCGCAAGCTTGCACTGATCGGACCTTTTGCCCAGAGTACCGATATTCTTGGTCCTTGGGCCTGGAACGGCGCCGAGGGAAACATTGCTACCCTTGAAGAGGCATTCAAAGGCAAGATTGAAGCGTCCAATCTGCTGGTCGCTCAAGGCTCCGGCATAGATACGGTAACGACAGGGCAGCTTGAAGAAGCACTGCGGACCGCAGCACAGGCCGATGTGATTGTACTTGCACTGGGTGAAAGCTCACCGATGAGCGGAGAAGGCGGCAGCCGGGCGGATATTACCCTGCCTAAAGCACAGCTTCAGCTGATTGCCCACCTGCGCACCTTGGACAAGCCGATGGTAACCATCCTGTTCAACGGACGCCCGCTGGATCTGCACGGTGTTTATGATCAGGTCGATGCGCTGCTGGAAGCCTGGTTCCCGGGCAGTGAGGGTGCACTGGCGATTGCGGATATTATTTTTGGTGCCGTGAATCCGTCCGGACGTCTGTCTATGTCGTTCCCGCAGGCAGTAGGACAGATTCCGGTCTATTATAATCATTTCAACACCGGACGTCCGAAGAAAGCCTCCGAGCCGGAGAACCGTTATGCTTCACAGTATCTGGATATTCCGAATGAGCCCTTATATCCATTTGGCTTCGGCCTTAGTTATACAGAATTTGAGTATAGCCAGATGACGTTGTCTTCGGAGGAAATGAATCCGCAGTCCGCGCTGGAGGTCAAGGTAACACTCACGAATAAAGGCGTGCTGGCCGGGGAAGAAGTGGTTCAGCTCTATATTCGTGATATTACAGGCGAAGTAGTCCGTCCAGTGAAAGAACTGAAGGGATATTCCAAGGTTCTGCTGCAGC